The Branchiostoma floridae strain S238N-H82 chromosome 3, Bfl_VNyyK, whole genome shotgun sequence genomic sequence GAAATGCTTATCAATGATATGACATAATTGGACAGTGGTATTCAATCTAAAAAAAAGCtatagacagaaaaaaattttaacCAATGACcatttatgaaatcaaaggaaaACAAGCTATTTCACCTCGCTTAGCTTAAGATACCATAACACCATAGCTGCCATATTAAACTAAATATACTATTCAGTACTTTATTGCCGAGAATATTTGACAATATGGCACAATTTACAGTAATACCAGATACCATAAATATTGACAAAATTGACCCCCAAAAGCAAATTAAGTAATTGACTGTCGATACAAAACTGCACTGGCATTTTAATCTAAATAATACACCCcacctttttttcttaaaactgCACTAACAATTTAATCTAAATAACAAACCCCACCTTTTTTCTTCCAATTGCTTCCTGCATTGTGTACATACCTGGTTGATGTTATAACTGTACACAAAAAATATCCCTTCCAAAGGAATAATCTTAACCAGTTTTTGTTTCCTGTTCTAGCTTTTCTACATTACTTAATATCAGATCTATTAAGAAACTTTTCCTAATGCAGTTAATGATAGAAGGAAAATGATGGAAAAAACAAAATCTGTTTCATTCTTTCCCGCCATGTTGAAAATCTGCACAAGCATAAAATCATGGAcaacacattttctttcttcCCCTATGTCTTAAACCTGTGAATACAAAACAAGGTGTTTGGcaaatttgaatattgctttCTCTGTAACAATGTTCCTTCCATTACTCTCTATGAAAGTGTTTTATCACATGACCATGTTATGGGCAGTAACACttttcaaacatacatgtaggacagCAGAAAACATTACTGCATTCAATGTTCAACTGTCCTACTGCAGTCTTCCTCTGACTTTAAGAGATCGCTCAACAACAAGATGGAGGTGTGAAATTGGTCAAAACTCACTGTTTTTAACATGTAATAAGGGGACACTGTGGACAATGTAAGAATGGTGTGCAATAAGGATACACTTAATAGGACAATGTTGGACTGTAAAATTACACAGTGTTTCCTTTGATGTCTCTTTCCACAAGTGTACaaaaatataaatgtacatcaTCTTGTGTGACAGTGTCTACCAGTAATTTTCTAATGACTCGTACAAATCTGGGATATTGTATAAAAAAGGATTCAAACTGTAGGTCAACAGATGAAAGTCAGTCCCCCTCCCATATTGTCAGTGTATTGTAATAGACTCTCCTTCTATTTATGTCTCAATTGACATATCATTGAAAGAGCTCTATACTACAATGTAAGGTGCATAGCATCCATTATCTACCACCACTACTTTTCTTTGAAGATGAGTCGTCCTGAAACAATAGTAAAATTTAGGTTATTAAAGTTTTATAATTGAAAACATTCCTGCAGCATATTGTATatgaaaaattttcaaaatacatctATCATTCTCTACACAGATTGAACTTTAATGAAAGACAGTCATGATGATTGTTCAAAGTACAAATTCAAACTaactcaaaacaaaagaaagctgAATAATGGCCTAGGCTCTCAAAACCAATACTTTCATACCTGTGCTGTGTTAGAGGCAGCAGCAACTTTGGCACCATCTGCTTGTGCTCCTTCCTTGGTCTCAAAGAACATGGAGGGGATGTCGGTGCCAAAGTAGAGCTTGGTGTTGGCTGCAATGGCCTGGTACTTCATCAGCTCTATGTACTGAGGTGTGAGCTTCACCTATAGGGGGTGGATACACAAATAATGTTGTTGAAACGTGTCCcatatggtctagtggttaggatttggcgctctcaccgccaaggcccgggttcgattcccggtgtgggaaccattgAAACGTTTCGGGGTGTTTGGTCTCTAAGTCCTATATTAGCTTATCAGGAACTCAGCCAAACCAgtcgattactatttgtgagccgtgtttattcaacctatgctaaactcaagtaacatataatacaatgtgtttcacttaggactacagcaagttacagttacaggatacaggtctaggataatgatacagagagctaagtatatttacagagagagtTGGTCTAACTTACTAACTAGTACACAATCCAACAGAGGGACGAAGCCCTACTTAAACAACCTCACCTGAGTCCTTGGGGCACCGACTGACTAAATCTCTTCATACAATCTCTAAGGTTAACTCGCATGACAATAGGTTGTATAACTCCGCCCATCACAGGTAAGCTGGTTGGATGCTGTcggcatccagccaatcagggattacctaatatgctaatgtaggctcctcctcatatggtctagacagtcattacctaattatctcatatgtcaaaggtcatggccgttacattgttatcattatgataacaCTTTCCTGAATAGCTTCATCAGGCAGGGAGATCATTAGTATTGTAGCATATTAGAGTTCTTGAACCAAAGGAGTTTGATTGTAGAatgctttgactttgactttgactttattcagatccacttttagctattacaacaatgtcaaacattatgttgccagctattcttccagtggtctacataaaatacattaatacacgcacaacattacataaatacaaaacataatatgtacaatgcAAAGATGAATTCCTTAGTTGATATTCTTATTAGACAGATATAATTCTCCTATTGTGTCATAATCATATCATGATATATTCATTACCTTTTAATCATAATATGCCAAAGCTTACAATAGCAGTTACAGCTTAATGACAAGGAGAAAAACCTCTCTAGTGCAAAGCTGCAAACATATGGTAGTTTAAAGGGTCTTTATGGAGaccataggggcagtgggctgtttgtttgtttattctttagtTTATCAGCGTGACAGCATATTGCCTGACGGCATTTTTCAAAGCTCCCTGGCGAGAACCCCGAACATAAGTCATACATTATATTTAAGTTCAACAAAACCAAATTAACTttaataacataatcatacataaagttcTATACAATTAACTTACATTAACTTAGATAACATAAAATCATATTGCCAAGTGAGTAAACCAAAAGTTTAACCTTAACATAATATAACGCAGAAACATAACAGAAAGAAGTCAGGATTAAAATCTGgattgaatttgcatatcaatgtgaaGAGCATACAGGTTTTTGAAAATTGCCAGCATTCTGGCTGCTTTGATATGATGTCACAGAGCATTCCAAAGTGTGGCCCCATAGGATGAAAAGGcttgtcttttatactctagTTTAGTCTTGCCAAAGTTGGGCAACTGAAGACTGCTGTACTACATGTGTGCCCTGAGGcaggtattgtgtgtgtgtgaacatgtgATAGCTGAGTGAACATTGCAGTGATAGGAAGGGATCAAACCATTCAGGGCCTTGTAGACGAGAATAGCTTTGCCTTTTCTGTGCAATTCAGCTACTGGGAGCCATTCTAGTGAGTCTAGAAGGCCTGAGGTAGAGCCTACTAGAGGTGTGGCTGATACAGCCTAGTATTACCCAGGCCACCCTGTTTGTAGCTTCTGCAATGCGCATTGCAGAATACAAGGCTGAGCCCAATCCTGTGCGTTGCTGGCTGTACTGGGCACTGCACAGTAAAATGTATGTGTCCAGGGCACAATGGGAGGGCAGAGCCTCTCCTTTCACCACCTTCTTACATATACCCCCCAACATAagtcaggtacatttgtaagttgAGTTAAGTGCCTGTCCCAAGGACACAATGCCTAGCCAGGAATACTAGGGGTCAAACCTGTGACCTTTTGAACTGCTAGCCTGGACACTTGGCCATTTGACTTGGCTACTGGAAgttttgttatatatatatatatatatataaacaaaaaaGTTAACTAAAACATGCATTTCTTCCCCCAAAAGACATGTTTGCACGTATACACAGAAAGAAAAGATGGGCCATACCATGTTTGAGGTGCTGTAGGGGTGCATGTACCTACCTGGTTGGACTCAGCCTGCTTCTGAGCTGTATAATACTCTGCATCAGCTCTTGCCCTCTGTTTGGCCACCTCAGTTAGATCTATAAAATAACAAAAGGAGGGGTGTTGTAGACATTTTTCTTTGCATAAAACTGTTCCAACAATTACATTAATGAAGTTGTCATGCACTTCCCCAATAAGTTTACCCTGGGTAATTAGTTTACTCTCCCTATAAAAGGACATTAACAAAACGACTAGAGATAAAACTTGACGGCAACTACACTAAGATGCTACGTGCGGCTCTAAATATCTCCTGGAGAACACATCCTACAAAAAATCTGTTGTATGGAGATCTACCACCGTTATCTCAAGTCATACAGGAAAGAAGGCTGAGGTTTGTTGGTCACGCATGGCGAAGTAAAGATGAGATTATAAGTGACGTTTTGCTGTGGACTCCCAAACATGGTCATGCTAGCAGAGGTAGACCACGCAAAACATAATGTACATCAAAtttgtgatgattctggctgctcggctgaagaactgccaaaggctatggaggatagggaaggatggaggaagagagtcatgtccatccgtgcaaccagcacgcccggatgatgatgatgatgatgataaatgaaGAACAGATGCAGGGAACACACAGCCCAGCCTTACCTTCGATCTCAGACATCTTTTTCTGTGACTCCTTTTCCATGACTTTCtggtcaaaatgaatctttGACACTTCCTTTTGCTTCTCAGCCTCTAAAAAAGGAACATCAAtgattaaataaaaaaaaggttatgACTCCAACTACACTTCACTATGAGGTCCCACTATAGGTATATGTGGCAGTATAAAGTAAAGTTAAGTAAAGCTCTGTAGTATGTTGACATATTTTAAATAATCAACACAAATGTTGAAGAGATAAAGTCTTCAAATATATCTTTACAACATACCAGTTCATCAACACTAATTCTGATGGCTTAGTCAAGGTTTGCCACATAATGCAATATGCTTATAAGGTGTGGGTCTCCCGTTCTATTTATTTGTCCCTGatcaaagctaggtactcattttcacctctGTCAAGTGAAGAAATAggtgttaagtacctttcccatAGGCACAACATTAAGGCCtgctgggattcaaacccagaacctttagattctaagtaaacaaccctaaccacaagacaaCATATGCAACAGTTATTAGAGAGTGATGTCAGGgctggaaattcatttttgggataaggtgcactggtgcaccgagcttaaaaaattgggtattcttgggtgcaccacataaaaaaaagcagaatgtaaaaaaaaaaaaaataataataatttgatGAACACAAATTCCAACTTCATTTTGAATTTCTAATATAAGTACTATACCAGACATTCTATCATCTTTCTATCACCAAGATGTCAGTAATAtatactttgatatatttacatacataaacctacaAAAACATTTGGGTGCAATTTTGGACCCAGTTTTTTTAGCCCTGGATATGAACAAAATTTACTTTTTGATGAAGCTGTATACCTAAACAAAATTTAAGTACGTTAAGGTTAAACAAAGTTAGGTACATTAAGGTTCAGGCCTGCACCTGTGATTGAGATACTTATTCAAAATAGTTCAGGACAAATTGTGTTTGAATTGAAAACAACAGATCCTTAAACTGTGCTGGACACATGTATGGGATCTATAATTCTTCACCACTACATGTAAGTGCCCTTTGAGTATGAAGTATTATTTATGATAACAAGGCCATGCGGATTGTACAAAGCTCAACTTACCGATAATGGCCTTCTTTCTCTCAGTCTCTGCCTCCTTCTCTACAACCTTTTGTTTCTGGATGGCTACCAGAAGTTTAGTCTTCTCAGCCTCCCTGAAAGGAAGTGACAAGTACAGAATGTCAGACTAAACTTGCTTAGGATTATAACACATGTCACCACAAACATTCAGGAGCTTTTGTATCCAAGTAATAAAGACAAAATATTGAGGAAACTCTCTGCATAAGAATTAAGAAAAgtttatagcattatttttcAGGTAAGTCAGACTCAGAGTGCATATATAATAGCTAGGCAACAAAGTCTATGCCCATGTCAACAAAAGGTTCACAGATGACTGGTTTCAACATGAATGGGCATCTACATCAAAACTACAAATTTGGAAGCAATACCATTACAAGgtctgttttaaatttgataTTATTTGATAAAAGTGTGTtagtgaaaagaaaaaaaactcataTTCCCCAGATTTTCCAAACTGATTTGGCTTGACTATTTGTGTTGAGAGGTTCCTCAACTTAAATGCATTGCAATGTAGATTTACAATGTAGTAGTGATACTCTCAGCTCTATTACCATTGGAAACAAGAGACCTTGATTTCAAATTTGAATCAGGTACCCAAACACAGTGTTTGTTTCTCTTAGTTATCACGAACACACATAAATTTTAGCCTTAAAATCCAAACTTCTGTGAAACGCTATAAATACCATATACTTCTAAATATGCTATGCAGCACAGAAAATCCTGCACTCAGCATGAATAACTATATAAATTCCTTCCCATTGTGAGAATATATGCATGTTTGAAGGCACAGTTATAACTCAAAGCCTGGAAGCTCATATACTATGAATGAACTTACATTGCCTCATAGTTCCTCCTGATAGCTTCCGGGATTTTGGGCTTAGTCACGCGCACCGCCTAAAAACATGATAAGGCAACAGCTCAGTGTACAGTAAATTTCTCCATTGCTGAGTTTTTATTCTAATATAAGCTTCCGCATGTGGCAAGAAGCCCTCATATcgtaaatatgtatatatatatatacgtggCAGAGCTGCCGCCATACTCCTCCTCATATCCTGGGACAGAAACTAACTTGTTCGGATGGATATAGAATTCCTCCCAAACAGTCCAAAATTCTGAACGTCAACGAAATTGATGAATAATTATTTCATCACCCTTCAATTTGAGGTTCAAATGACATGCACAAATCTAATCATAGAAATCAACATCATTTGCCAAAAAATAATaaggcaacaagaaaaaaatttgaTGCTGGAGTCACTCTGTATTCACTGTGAAATGGCACTGAacttttcttgttcttctttcaTAAGACTGTACAGTCACATATAGATATCTTGACAGCAGTTCACGGATTGAAAGAAGATATCTGTTGAAAGATGCACTTGAAAGCTAAAGAGGACTCAAAGCTAGACAAGGCCGCATTACAAGCTCAGCAGGAGAGGATATTGAACGGTACGGTTGGCAAGCTTTGTTGTAAGGAGACTCTCATTTCAAAGTCATTGCTTCAGAGCACAAAATAGATGCATGCCTTGAGGCATCCATGCTAAAATGCTGCCAGCCTGATAATATCACTGCTATAGGGAGAAAGAAAATCAGTCTACCGGGGCAATATTCATCAATACACAAGAAAAATTAGTTTTATGACTGCCATTGCCATTATTCTCTAGGTAAGCATACTATTTCAATAAGAGGTAATCCATTAAATGTATTAAGATTTCATTGTATGAATGCACGTCTGAGACAGGAAATGATGAGGACAATGATTCATGACTGAAGTACCAAAGATGGCTTAGCTGCTCCCCCTTACAGTTCTCAAATAACCTGCAGGCAGCTTAAGTTAAAACTGTCCATACCTGCACAAAGAGTCCTGGTGCCATCTTAGTAAGGTCTGTCTGCAGAGCCAACTTCAAGTTTTCATCAATCTTATCTAAAAGAACAGAATGGATTATCATTTTGCATGCACAACTTTGTGCCTTGTGAATGGCATACAAGAAGACAGGTGCAACATAGCAAAAGACACACAACAACAGGCATGCAAAATGCTTATACAATAAACAGAAGAATGCAATATGTCAAAATGTTTGCCATATACATCCTACAATAAATGTGCAATATATCAAAATGGcatgcaacatacatgtacaagctacTAGTACTCAATACGCACAATGAAATGCAACATACAAACTACttgacaaacagacaaataaaccAAACAAATTGATGCAACAATTTTTATGCCAAACTGCTTAACAATAGAATGCAACATATTGATATTCAGCTGGATCATGACTCTACAACAGACATGCAACATACCAAACTGCTCGATATAGACCTCCTGCAAGCTATGGCTGCTGCAGAACTGGTTCAGCTCGTGGTGAACCTTGTTGAAGATAAGAATCTTGTCGTAGTCCGTGGTGTAGTCCTTTACAGTGGCATGCACTGTGCAGGTGACACAAAATGCAAAGATGTAAGACTCTGCCATGCGTACTCACCGAAGTGCTCGATGTACACCTCCTGTAAGGTGTGGCTACTGCAGAACTGGTTCAGTTCGTGGTGCACCTTGTTGAAAATGAGAGTCTTGTCATACTCTGTAGAGTAATTCTTGACTGTCTCATGGACTGGAAAGGACATAAAGGCATTCACATCTACACATGTGCATGAATTGGTAACAGTCAAACTGGGATTCAGCAATCACTCGTGGGACTGAGgaaaaaatggttgctgaggacatGCGGTTGCGTATGACAGGGTGAGGTTTACtagtatgtaaaaatggacagaACTGTTTCCATGAAGCTTGCGACTGGAGGTGACTTGACTGCCAGATGATTGCCTTTCcagatttgactgtaacatCACCCAACAGTTAGATTATTCTTGGCCcaaacaaaataagaaaacatactACAAGATTAGTATGCTACATGTTAACAATTAAGCCTGTAAGACAAGAGCTCTAGTAACTACATAGACAGGTCTACATACATAGCTACACACCATGAGCTGCATACACAGTACGAATAATCATTGTATGGTATTGCATATTTACTAGTTGagacatgtatactagtatggcCTTTATACCCCAGTCTCCGAATGTTAAGAATACATGATTGGGATGGCACGATTATTTTTAACCACGGTACTAGTAATATGCGTGGAGTCATGATATTAtttagaaaaaatacaaagtttgTTGTGCATAATTGTATTAAAGATAATGACGGCCGACTGTTAATACTAGATGTCTCTCTTCACGATACACGAGTATGCTTAGTTAACTTGTACGCTCCAAATAGTGACGACCCTGCCTTTTTTGAAGACATTGTAAATAAGATCGCAACTTTAGAAGAATGCAGCGAAAATATAATTATCGCAGGCGATTTTAATACAGTCCAAAATACTATGCTTGATAGGGCAGGACGCAATCCAACAGAATATCATCCGCGTGCTCAGCAAAAGATCTTAGACATGGTATTAGAGCTAGATTTAGTTGACGTTTGGCGTTTCAAACATAAAAATACCGTAAAATTTACCTGGCGTAGGCGCCACCAAGCGAGCCGTATTGATTATTTTTTGATATCCTTTTCTCTTCTCACCAATGTTGTCAGTGCAACAATTGCAGGACGATTGAAATCTGACCATAATGTCATCTGCATTTCTGttcaaacaacaacattctCTAAAGGTAAAAATTATTGGAAGTTTAATCAAACTTTATTAGAAGATGCTACATTTGTAAAAGAAACCGAGGTATTTATTAGAGAATTTTTTGAGAACAATAATGGGACAAGTGACCCGCTCACAGTGTGGGACACGTTTAAGTGTTGCTTAAGGGGACATACTATCAAATTTGCATCAAatagatataaaatgtattcaaataaaGAAGCAGATTTAACTAAGCAGATTAGTGAGTTATCTAAGGAATTGGATGAGACAGACACCCCATCGGATTCCTTActagaagaaataaaaacacttcaaaGTGAACTTGAAAGTCTACACGAACGAAAACTGAAACAACGCACTGTGTTCGAAAAGCTGACTGGATGGAATTTTCGGAAGATGTAATAAATTCTTTTTATTGAGTCACAGAAACTATTCAaggaaaaatgtcacaaatataACAACTTCTGATGGAGACAATACCCAAGATCCTTTACAAATATTGGCTAATTTAAGGTCTTTTTACTCAACCCTTTATTCATTTAAAGAGTCCCCAAAGCCTCTAGATGAGAAAAATTGCTCTGCCTTTTTTCAAAATACGGATAACGTCAATAAACATTTAAACTCAGAGCAACAAAACTCCTGTGAAGGTCCCATTACTGAAAAAGAATTGTGGATAGCAATTAATAGCTTTAAGAATGGAAAAGCTCCAGGACTAGATGGGCTGCCAATTGAAATATATAAGGTATTCTTCTCTAGCTTAAAGCAACATATGCTCCAATCCTTTAACTATGCATATGAAAAAGGACAGTTGTCTAACACACAAAGAGTAGGACTAATCACTCTTTTACTAAAGCAGAACTCAGAGGGCCAGGACAAGGACCcgtccaaacttacaaactgGAGGCCTCTTTCACTTTTGTGTTGCGATGTGCGGATCATCTCTAAAGTAATTTCGCTTAGATTGAAAAATTGTATTAGTGATTTGATAAGTGAAGATCAAACTGGTTATTTGAAAAACAGATTCATTGGAGAGAATATACGAAGAATTTTAGAATTAATTGAATATTATGACACTAATGAAAAACCAGGACTGATCTTTATTGCCGATTTCGAGAAGGCATTTGATAGCCTAAGATGGGATTATATGTTTAAAGTTTTGAACTATTTTGGCTTTGGGGAATCTCTTATTAAATGGATTTCGGTTTTATACAACAATATTTCTAGTAAAGTAATAAACAATGGACATATTTCTGACGCCTTTCCTCTTCTCCGTGGTGTTCGACAGGGGTGTCCCCTCTCCCCCtacttgtttattttatgtgtaGAATTATTAGCCACAAAAATCAGGACCAACGAACACATAAAAGGACTTAAGATACACACTCTGGAAACCAAGGTCTCACAGTTTGCTGATGATTCTAATTTTCCTCTGCAACCCGAAGCACAATCTCTAGTAGCCCTCGTTGAAGATTTAAAGAATTTTTCAATAATTTCTGGCTTAAAACCGAACTTTGACAAATGTACGATTTTAAGAATAGGCTCtttaaaaaacacaactttttctCTCCCTTGTGATCTTCCTATCAAATGGACTAATGGCCCTGTACAACTTCTAGGGATTATGCTGGGTTTAGGCACAACTGGTTATACCGAAAAATTAGATCAGAATTACTGGACAAAACTAGCTAAGATAGACAAGATCTTGCTCCCCTGGAGAGGACATTCCTTAACACTTTTTGGTAAAATTGCCTTGGTGAACTCCCTAATAGTATCACAATTTACATATCTATTCATGGCATTACCTTCTCCTAGCGCCAAGTTCTTTAAGGAGTATGAGAAAAAGATATTCAATTTCATTTGGAATGGGCGCCCAG encodes the following:
- the LOC118412595 gene encoding erlin-2-B-like isoform X1, coding for MANEGAVIAIIIAVVSMSLNFAIHKIEEGHVGVYYRGGALLSSTSGPGYHIMLPFITSVKSVQTTLQTDEVKNVPCGTSGGVMIYFDRVEVVNILSPDHVHATVKDYTTDYDKILIFNKVHHELNQFCSSHSLQEVYIEQFDKIDENLKLALQTDLTKMAPGLFVQAVRVTKPKIPEAIRRNYEAMEAEKTKLLVAIQKQKVVEKEAETERKKAIIEAEKQKEVSKIHFDQKVMEKESQKKMSEIEDLTEVAKQRARADAEYYTAQKQAESNQVKLTPQYIELMKYQAIAANTKLYFGTDIPSMFFETKEGAQADGAKVAAASNTAQDDSSSKKSSGGR
- the LOC118412595 gene encoding erlin-2-B-like isoform X2 — encoded protein: MANEGAVIAIIIAVVSMSLNFAIHKIEEGHVGVYYRGGALLSSTSGPGYHIMLPFITSVKSVQTTLQTDEVKNVPCGTSGGVMIYFDRVEVVNILSPDHVHETVKNYSTEYDKTLIFNKVHHELNQFCSSHTLQEVYIEHFDKIDENLKLALQTDLTKMAPGLFVQAVRVTKPKIPEAIRRNYEAMEAEKTKLLVAIQKQKVVEKEAETERKKAIIEAEKQKEVSKIHFDQKVMEKESQKKMSEIEDLTEVAKQRARADAEYYTAQKQAESNQVKLTPQYIELMKYQAIAANTKLYFGTDIPSMFFETKEGAQADGAKVAAASNTAQDDSSSKKSSGGR